In Thermodesulfobacteriota bacterium, the following are encoded in one genomic region:
- a CDS encoding sigma-54 dependent transcriptional regulator, whose translation MTGRIGILTEDPSLPGEIESAIDFEKPAVFSRAEDVKDTDVLILDADTSGISNLSALKDDHFVIVVTNQRGTRYLIESMTFGAFDCIFRPFDDSGLEDSIKRALGISAELDESLTNFHASVEGASSVTCAIVGDSPMLQEVCKLIGQVGRVDVPVLITGESGTGKELVAESVWKVSTRWEKPFVILNCAAIPEALLEAELFGYEKGAFTGASSSRTGKFEEADGGTIFLDELGDMPLSLQAKVLRVLQSGTFHRLGSNREISVDVRIISATNKNLDKMVKEGKFREDLFFRINVVRIHLPALRERRRDIPLLYECFTKRHSSQIGKEIKGVSSKFQKMLVEHDWPGNVRELENVIRKAIAFTKTPYLTSYDLELGPRRQTFEPVVGNVSYQDALRSSVKNLLGSDGSEDVYGKIVREAEIILLEEALQASGWNRSQAARVLGINRLTLRRKLEEYGIGGEHAAESD comes from the coding sequence ATGACAGGAAGAATTGGAATTCTCACCGAAGACCCGAGCCTCCCGGGCGAAATAGAGAGCGCGATCGATTTCGAGAAACCGGCCGTTTTCTCCAGGGCCGAAGACGTAAAAGATACCGACGTCCTCATACTCGACGCCGACACCTCGGGCATATCCAACCTTTCCGCGCTCAAGGACGACCACTTCGTCATCGTCGTCACGAACCAGCGCGGCACGAGATACCTCATAGAATCCATGACGTTCGGCGCGTTCGACTGCATATTCAGGCCGTTCGACGATTCCGGGCTCGAAGACTCCATAAAGCGGGCGCTAGGCATAAGCGCCGAGCTCGACGAGAGCCTGACGAACTTTCACGCGAGCGTCGAGGGGGCGTCGAGCGTAACCTGCGCCATAGTGGGCGACTCGCCCATGCTCCAGGAAGTCTGCAAGCTCATAGGCCAGGTCGGGAGGGTGGACGTCCCCGTCCTCATCACGGGCGAGAGCGGCACCGGCAAGGAGCTCGTCGCCGAATCGGTGTGGAAGGTCAGCACCAGGTGGGAAAAGCCGTTCGTCATACTAAACTGCGCCGCGATACCCGAGGCACTCCTCGAGGCCGAGCTCTTCGGGTACGAAAAGGGCGCGTTCACCGGCGCAAGCTCATCCCGCACCGGGAAGTTCGAGGAGGCCGACGGGGGAACGATCTTTCTCGACGAGCTCGGCGACATGCCGCTCTCGCTCCAGGCCAAGGTGCTCCGCGTCCTCCAGAGCGGGACGTTCCACAGGCTCGGCTCGAACAGGGAGATTTCGGTGGACGTCAGGATAATCTCGGCTACGAACAAGAACCTCGACAAGATGGTCAAGGAAGGGAAGTTCAGGGAAGACCTCTTCTTCCGTATAAACGTCGTCCGCATACACCTCCCCGCGCTCAGGGAAAGAAGGCGGGACATCCCGCTCCTTTACGAGTGCTTCACCAAGAGACACAGCAGCCAAATAGGGAAGGAGATAAAGGGCGTGAGCTCGAAGTTCCAGAAGATGCTCGTCGAGCACGACTGGCCGGGCAACGTGAGGGAGCTCGAAAACGTCATACGCAAGGCGATAGCCTTCACGAAAACCCCCTACCTCACGTCGTACGACCTCGAGCTCGGCCCGCGAAGGCAGACGTTCGAACCCGTCGTGGGCAACGTCTCGTACCAGGACGCGCTCCGAAGCTCGGTAAAGAACCTCCTCGGCTCCGACGGCAGCGAGGACGTATACGGCAAGATAGTCAGGGAAGCCGAAATAATTCTCCTCGAAGAGGCCCTCCAGGCGAGCGGGTGGAACCGCTCGCAGGCCGCGAGGGTGCTCGGCATCAACAGGCTGACGCTCCGAAGGAAATTAGAGGAATACGGCATCGGCGGCGAGCACGCCGCCGAAAGCGACTAG
- the pyrE gene encoding orotate phosphoribosyltransferase gives MDTKNRERLKEILARNSILRGEFTLASGKKSSYYIDARLTTLDPEGVSLVAGIFLEEILKDPGINAVGGPTMGADPIVGALIAESHRIGKPLNGFLVRKREKEHGTGKVVEGGVKSGDVAAVVEDVVTTGGSVLTAVDAVRSIGVEARKVLVIVDREEGGDEIFREMGMELYSIFRISELL, from the coding sequence ATGGATACGAAGAACAGGGAAAGGCTCAAGGAAATACTGGCCAGGAATTCGATACTGAGGGGCGAGTTCACGCTCGCCTCGGGCAAGAAGAGCAGCTACTACATCGACGCGCGCCTTACGACTCTCGACCCCGAAGGGGTGAGCCTCGTGGCCGGCATATTCCTCGAAGAGATATTGAAGGACCCTGGCATTAACGCGGTCGGCGGGCCGACGATGGGGGCCGACCCGATAGTCGGCGCGCTTATAGCCGAGAGCCACAGGATAGGGAAGCCGCTTAACGGGTTCCTGGTGAGGAAGCGGGAGAAGGAGCACGGGACGGGGAAGGTAGTCGAAGGGGGGGTCAAATCCGGGGACGTCGCCGCCGTCGTGGAGGACGTCGTTACGACGGGCGGGAGCGTCCTGACGGCGGTAGACGCCGTCAGGTCGATAGGGGTAGAGGCGAGAAAAGTCCTCGTCATAGTGGACCGCGAGGAGGGCGGCGACGAGATCTTCCGGGAAATGGGAATGGAGCTCTACTCGATATTCAGGATCTCTGAGCTATTGTGA